The following are from one region of the Terriglobales bacterium genome:
- a CDS encoding bifunctional riboflavin kinase/FAD synthetase: MQVFHKLEDVPAGFGPTVLSVGNFDGVHRAHQLVIKKLAARAQKLGAKAMAVTFEPHPTRILRPDVAPKLLTLLPEKLNLLEQTGLDAILVLPFTRDLSLTPPRDFAIEILGKRLKAKEIHEGANFHFGHQAEGNVAKLKEFGMAAGFDVVVYPELFFGPDRVSSSRIRELLRQGNVARARRLLGRAFSIVSTPGRGRGYGQKYTVPTINLARYDELVPADGVYITRTKVGDELFDSVTNVGNRPTFGVDSFAIESHLLNFHPVDVLAQTRVELCFLHRLRDEVKFPSVDALREQIARDVKRARRYFRLLALKTLSD, encoded by the coding sequence CGGCGTCCACCGCGCCCACCAGCTCGTCATCAAGAAGCTGGCCGCGCGCGCGCAGAAGCTCGGCGCCAAGGCGATGGCCGTCACCTTCGAGCCGCACCCCACCCGCATCCTCCGCCCCGACGTCGCTCCCAAGCTGCTCACGCTGTTGCCGGAAAAACTCAACCTGCTCGAGCAGACCGGCCTCGACGCCATCCTCGTCCTCCCCTTCACCCGCGACCTCTCGCTCACGCCGCCGCGCGACTTCGCCATTGAGATCCTGGGGAAGCGCCTGAAAGCTAAAGAGATACATGAAGGCGCGAACTTCCACTTCGGGCACCAGGCCGAGGGCAACGTCGCGAAGCTCAAGGAGTTCGGCATGGCCGCCGGCTTCGACGTCGTCGTCTACCCCGAGCTCTTCTTCGGCCCCGACAGAGTCTCCAGCTCGCGCATCCGCGAGCTGCTGCGCCAGGGCAATGTCGCGCGCGCCCGCCGCCTCCTCGGCCGCGCCTTCAGCATCGTGTCCACTCCGGGTCGCGGCCGCGGTTACGGCCAGAAGTACACCGTGCCGACCATCAACCTCGCGCGCTACGACGAGCTCGTCCCGGCCGACGGCGTCTACATCACCCGCACCAAAGTGGGCGACGAGCTGTTCGACTCCGTCACCAACGTCGGCAACCGCCCGACGTTCGGCGTCGACTCCTTCGCCATCGAGTCCCATCTGCTGAACTTCCATCCCGTCGACGTCCTGGCGCAGACCCGCGTCGAGCTCTGCTTCCTCCATCGGCTGCGCGACGAGGTCAAGTTCCCGTCGGTCGACGCCCTGCGCGAGCAGATCGCGCGCGACGTCAAGCGCGCCCGCCGCTACTTCCGCCTGCTCGCTTTGAAGACGCTCTCCGACTAA